From Synechococcus sp. UW69, the proteins below share one genomic window:
- a CDS encoding chlorophyll a/b-binding protein, which translates to MSDNARFGFVNFAETWNGRLAMMGIVIGLGTELLTGQGILSQIGLG; encoded by the coding sequence ATGTCTGACAACGCACGCTTCGGCTTCGTCAACTTCGCTGAAACCTGGAATGGTCGTCTGGCCATGATGGGCATCGTGATCGGTCTCGGCACCGAGCTCCTGACCGGCCAGGGCATCCTGTCCCAGATCGGCCTCGGCTGA